In Amycolatopsis sp. FBCC-B4732, the genomic stretch GACGGCGTCGGCGAGCCCGTCACGCTCGACGCGGATCTTCATGCGCGCATCCTTTCGACGACCGAGCCGCGGTGGCTCGGGCCAGGCCTCTTCTCGCGGGACAGTGACCGGCTGCCCCCTCCGGCCGGTCCGCCCTCCGCGCTAGCGGCCAGAACGCGGACCAGGTGCAGGCGTCCACGTTAGGCCGTCGCGGGGGCCGCCGTCACCTCGGCCTCCCCTTGAGTTTGTCGACTTGACGACACGTTCTCGCGGCTGTCCCCAACTTCGTCCATCGCCTGTTTTTGTTTTGTTCTCTCTTAGAAAAGATCTAAGAGCAGTAGCAGTAGTAGGCGTTGTGGATTGTGTGGATTGAGCTCGTTCGCGCAGGTCGGAGTGCTCGCGGGCATGTGGAGAACCATGGTGGTGGACCTGTGGGTAGATCGGGGCATCGGTGGATGGTTTCGGGCGATCCCCGATTCGTCCACAGCCGGGCCCAGTTGTCCCCACGGTTGTCCCCAGGTGTGGGGTGATCGATCCCCAGGTTCTGGGGGTGCCTGCCGGGGTCCGGTTCGCTCTACCGGGTGATCGGGACGTCCTGTGCACAGAATGTGGGCAACCTGTGGAATCAGCGTGGACAAGGGTGTGGATGCGCTGTGGATCACCTGTGGGCGGGATGTGGACGGAATCCGCGTCGCCGCTGATCAGAGATCTGGTGGCACTGTGGGCAATCCGCCCACACCATGGGGAAACTTGGCTGTGTACAAAGAAGTTTCACGAATTTCGGGCGGGCACCCCGAACACGACTTCGGGGCGTCCACTGTGTGCGGACGCCCCGAAGTCGTTGCTGGGTAAGGGAGAGCTGCTACTGGCGGGCGCGCTGCTTGATGCGCGACGTCAGCTCCTGCACCTGGTCGTAGATGCGCCGGCGCTCGGCCATCTCCTTGCGGATCTTCTTGTCCGCGTGCATGACGGTCGTGTGGTCGCGGCCGCCGAACGTCTGCCCGATCTTCGGGAGCGACATGTCGGTCAGCTCGCGGCAGAGGTACATCGCGATCTGGCGGGACGTGGCGAGCGCCTTCGTCTTGCCGGGGCCGCACAGGTCGTCGAGCGTGACGTCGAAGAACTCGGAGATGACGCCCATGATCGTGGGCGCGGTGATCTCCGGGGCGTGCGAGTCGGGGATGAGGTCCCGCAGCACGATCTCCGCCAGCGCGGCGTCCACCGGCTGCTGGTTCAGCGACGCGAAGGCGGTGACGCGGATGAGCGCGCCTTCCAGCTCCCGGATGTTCGCCTCGACGCGCGAGGCGATGAACTCCAGGACGTCACCCGGTACCGCCAGCCTGTCCTGCGCCGCCTTCTTGCGGAGGATCGCGATACGGGTCTCGAGTTCGGGCGGCTGGATGTCGGTGATCAGGCCCCACTCGAACCGCGTCCGCAGCCGGTCCTCCAGCGTCTCGAGGCGCTTGGGCGGGCGGTCGGAACTGACGACGATCTGCTTGTTCGCGTTGTGGAGGGTGTTGAAGGTGTGGAAGAACTCTTCCTGCGTACCTTCTTTGCCTTCCAGGAACTGGATGTCGTCGACGAGCAGGATGTCTATGTCGCGGTAGCGCCGCTGGAACGCGACCTTGCGGTCGTCGCGCAGCGAGTTGATGAAGTCGTTCGTGAACTCTTCGGTCGAGACGTACCGGACGCGCATGCCGGGGAAGAGCCGTTGCGCGTAGTGGCCGACCGCGTGCAGCAGGTGCGTCTTGCCGAGCCCGGACTCACCCCAGATGAAGAGGGGGTTGTACGCGCGGGCCGGCGCTTCGGCGACGGCGACCGCGGCCGCGTGCGCGAAGCGGTTGGACGCGCCGATGACGAACGTGTCGAAGGTGTACTTCTCGTTCAGCTTCGTCTTCGACGTCTGCGGCTGCGCCGGCGCGGTGTAGGGCTGGCCGGCGATCGGCTGGCCGGAGAACGTCGGCCAGATCTCGTGGACGGCGGCGAGCGCTTCGCCCTCTTCGTCGACTTCTTCGTCCGTGTCGTCACCGTCGTCGGGCTTCGGCGCGACGGACTGGTGCGGGGGCAGCGGCGGCGTGGGCTCGGGGCGCGGCGGCGGCAGCATCGGGCCGGGACCCGGCCGCGGCACGGGCGCCGGCTCGGGCCCGGCGCCGTTTTCCACCCGGCCGGGTGACGGGACGTAGTGGGGGCCGGGAACCGGGGCGACGGCTTCGGTGCTGTCGACCTTCACCGCGAGCGAGATGGCGCGGCCGAGCCGCCGGGAAAGCGCGTCCGTGATCGCGCCGCGCAGGCCGCGTTCGATCGCTTCCTTCGCGAAGTCGCTGGGGGCCGCCAGCAGAGCGGTGCCGTCGAGCAGGCCGATCGGGCGGGTGACGCGCATCCACGCGCGCTGCTGGGGGGACAGGGTCCCGTCCGACAGTTCGCGTACCACCTGTTCCCAGATGACACCCAGATTGTGCTGGTGCTCCGACACCTGACTGGCTCCCCTCCCCTCGTCGGCGTGGACGGCCGAACGCCCCTGGTCACACGGCCCGTGCTCATCAGCGGACCCGCGTGTGCACCGGCACAGCGAATATCCACATAGTTGTCCACAGCTGTGCACTAATGTACGGCGACCCGCGGCGACGCCACCTGCGGGCTCGTCGTACGCCGGTGGGCACTCCACCACCCGGATACTCGTGCACCTCGACCGGTGACCCGAGAGAGGCACGCTAACAAGCCCCGCCCGCTGCCACAAGGCATCCTCGGCGGCCAGCATTTCACGGTGCACGGCGTGTTGCCATTCGGTGCCGGGGCGTCGATGATCTCGGCTCCCGAGGCGGTCGCGTACCGTGGCCGAGGGGGTGCTTACCGCCCGCCCGACCGGGGTGCGTACCCTCGTAAGGTCTCCCGTATGCGACGGGTGCTATTCGCGTGCCCACGTTGTCGTCGCTCGTCGTGACGAGGCCACACGTTGGTAGGAGACACCAGAGACTGCCGTGCGCCCGCACGACACGCCAGGTGGGGGGAAGAGATTCTTCCCGCCCGACGCGACACACAGGAGAAGCAGTGAGCAAGGGTAAGCGCACCTTCCAGCCGAACAACCGCCGTCGCGCGAAGACGCACGGCTTCCGCCTGCGCATGCGTACGCGTGCCGGCCGGGCCATCCTGGCGGGCCGCCGTCGCAAGGGCCGCGCCGCGCTGTCCGCCTGATCCGGCACGTCGGGGCGCGCCGTGCTGCCGGCTGCCGCACGTCTGCGGCGGAGCGAGGATTTCCGCGTGGTTCTCCGTCGCGGGTCCCGGGCAGGCAGGCGTCGCCTCGTCGTCCACGCACTGACCACGGACCCGTCCGAGGCCGCCGACGCACCGTCGGCGGCCAGGGCGGGTTTTGTGGTGAGCAAGGCCGTCGGCAACTCGGTGGTCCGCCACCGCGTCTCCCGCCGGTTGCGTCATCTCGTTTCCGCCAAGCTCGGAACACTGCCCGCCGGCACTTCGTTGGTCGTACGGGCATTGCCGCCGTCGTCGACCGCGTCCAGCGCCGAGCTCGGGTCCGACCTCGACGCCGCGTTGCGTCGGCTGGGGCTTCTGTCGTCGCGCCGTCCGGCCGGGGATGTCCCCCGCCCGACGCGTCCCGCGGACGCGACCCCCGACCACGGATCAGCGGTGTGACCGGCATGCGAGCCACCCCCGAGCACGACCACGAGCACTTCGAGGACAACGCTGTGGAGCCCGAGCCCCTCCGGCCCGGTCCCGTCGCCTGGGTCCTGCTGCTCCCCATCAAGCTCTACCGCAAGGCGATCTCGCCCTTCCTCCCGCCGGCTTGCCGGTTTTACCCGAGCTGCAGCGCGTACGCAGTCGAAGCCCTCACCCGGCACGGTGCCGGCCGCGGCTCCTACCTCGCGCTGCGCCGGCTGCTGCGCTGCGGCCCTTGGACGCCACCCGGCCGCGACCCCGTGCCCGAGGAGTTCTCGTGGCGCCACCGACGACCTGAAACACCGATCGAGGAGTAGCAGCAGTGCTCGATTTCATCTACTACCCCGTGTCCTTCATCCTCTGGTGTTGGCACAAGGTCTTCGGGTTCGTCTTCGGCGAATCGACCGCGGTGGCCTGGATCCTCGGCATCATCTTCCTGACGTTCACGGTCCGCGGCATCATGTTCAAGCCGTTCGTGAACCAGGTCCGGTCGATGAAGAAGATGCAGGACTTCGCGCCGGAGATGAAGAAGCTCCAGAAGAAGTACGCGAACGACCGGCAGCGCCAGGCGCAGGAGATGCAGAAGCTCCAGCGCGAGCACGGCGTCAACCCGCTCGGCAGCTGCCTGCCGATGCTGCTCCAGATCCCGGTGTTCATCGGCCTGAACCACGTCCTGCGCGCGTTCACGATGCCGCCGCCCGGTGGCGGGGTGAAGACCGAGAACTACTTCTTCAGCCAGCACGACGTCGAGTCCTACGTCAACGCGAAGCTCTTCGGCGTCAACCTCGGTGAAGCCGTCTACAACGGTGTCGGTGTCGTCAGCGGCGGCGCCACGAACGTCGGCTTCCACTGGAGCGTGCTCCCGGTCGCGCTCCCCCTGATGATCGTCGCGTCGATCGCCACGCACCTCACCGCGCGCCACTCGGTCGCCCGCCAGAACGCCGCGTCGGCCACCTCGCAGACCGCGATCATGAACAAGCTGACGATGTACATCTTCCCGCTCGGTGTGCTCGTCTTCGGTGCGCTGTTCCCGCTCGGCCTCCTCTTCTACTGGCTGGCGAACAACGGCTGGACCCTGATGCAGCAGCGGCTCGTCTACACGAAGATCGACAAGGAAGAGGCGGCCCGCAAGGCGGAGGCCGCGGAGAAGCGCGCGACGCTCGGCCCGAAGCCGGGTCAGAAGCCGGCCGCGCCGAAGGTCGGTCAGAAGCCGGTCCAGCAGAAGAAGAACCAGCCCGCTCAGGGCGGCGCCCAGAAGAAGGTCGCGAAGGCGGGCTCGGCCCACGGTTTCGCCCAGACGGCTCCTGCGAGCGATTCCGCGGAGCCTGCCACGACGCCCACGGAGACCAACGGCCAGAACGGCTCGAAGGACAACGGCACCGGCGTGCCGGGCCTTCTCAAAGACTCGACCAGGAAGTCGGGCCGGAAGCGCCGCTGAGGCACGACCGGTTCGGAGAGGAGACGAATGATGTCGGAGACGATCGAGACGATCGACGCCGATCAGGAAGACGCGACCCCGGAGCCGGCCGCCGACGAGGCGGGCGAGCAGAAGGCGGGCGGCGGTGACGACGTCCTCGTGCAAGAGGGCGACATCGCCGGCGACTACCTCGAGCGCCTGCTCGATCTGCTCGACTACGACGGCGACATCGACTTGGACGTCGAGGCGGGCCGCGCGATCGTCAGCATCGACGGCGGCGAAGACCTCGAGAAGCTCGTCGGCCCCCGCGGCACGGTGCTCGAGGCGCTGCAGGAACTGACCCGCCTGGCGGTCCAGCAGGAGACGGGCTCCCGCAGCCGCCTGATGCTGGACATCGCGGGCTGGCGCGCGGACCGCCGCGAGGAGCTCCGCGAGCTCGGCCGCTCGACGGCGGAATCGGTCCTCCAGAGCGGCGAGCGGGTGCGGCTCCAGCCGATGAGCCCGTTCGAGCGCAAGGTGGTCCACGACGCGGTCGCGACGGTCGCCGGCGTCACCAGCGAGAGCGAGGGCGAAGACCCGAAGCGCCGCGTGGTGATCTTCCCGGAGTCCTGAGACCCGGTCTTTTCGAAGCGGCCCCACCTCCGGGTGGGGCCGCTTCTTTTTGTGCTGGTGACTGGTGCGCCCGCACCCGGCGAGGTACTCCACTTTCCGGGGACCCGACGATCACCCGCGGCGGATCGCTCGTGGCTCGGCAGCCCCGGGTGCACGCGATGGTGGCGACCGAGCAGGTGTCACCCCTGGGACCGCCGGAACCGGTCGGCGATCTGCTCGCGTTGCACGAGTCGGCGGGGATCGCGCTTCGAGTGCTGCCGAACCTGTGTAGCTTCGTCGACAACGCGGCGAAAAGCTCGCTCGGCTTCAGTGGCATCCGGCTGCGGAACGCGGCGCCGAGACCGAGCGAATTACAGCGGTGATGTTTCACGTGGAACTGGAGGCGTGGGAGCCGAGCCTCCGACGCCTGCTCCTCGCTCATCGGCTGGGTGCGGCGCGGCTCCGGCGCGACACCGCACTGGCGACTCGGAGTTCCGCTAGGCGGCTCCTGGCTCCGGCCCGGGACACGGCGCTTGGCCCGCTTCAACGTGGACGACGACTGGCCCTCGCGGCGGTCCCCCGAGCGGATCAAGGAGCCGGTCTCGCTACCGGAGCTCGGCCACGCCGCGACGAATGCCGAGCGGCAGCGCCGAGAGGCCGCGCCCCTGGAACCACCCCCGACGCCGGGCGCCGTGTTTCACGTGGAACCGCCCACCGGGGGGACGCCGGGTGAGTGGAGTTGTCCACATCTGCGGTCTGTCGGCTCGTTTTCGCTCCGACATCAGGGACAATCGAACGAGCGCCGTTTCACGTGAAACGCGCGGACGAGGAGTAGACGGAGTGAGCTTGGAACAGGCCGCGGGGGCGGTGCGGGCCGCGGCGGAGCGGGTGTTCGGTGAGCACCTGGACCGAGCGGCCGGGTACGTCGAACTCCTGGAGCTTCATGGGGTCGAGCGTGGGCTGATCGGGCCGCGGGAGGTCGAACGGCTTTGGGAGCGGCACGTTCTGAACTCGGCGGTCATCGGTGAGCAGATGGCGAACGGCGCCCGCGTTGTCGATGTCGGCTCGGGTGCGGGGCTTCCGGGTGTACCGCTCGCGATCGCGCGACCGGACCTCGATATCGTCTTGCTTGAACCGATGGCCCGCCGGGTGGACTGGCTGGCCGAGGTCGCCGAGAAGCTGGAACTCCCGATCACCATCGTCCGTGGACGCGCGGAGGAGCGGCCTGTGCGTGAGCAGCTCGGTGGCGCCGACATCGTCACCGCTCGCGCGGTCGCCCCGCTCGCCCGGCTCGCGGACTGGTGTCTCCCGCTGGTCCGTCCCGACGGCTTCCTGGTTGCCCTCAAGGGCGCCAGCGCGGCGGACGAGATCGATCGGGACGGCGCCGCCATCCGCAAGGCCGGCGGGGCCGATCCGCTGATCGTCGAGTGCGGTGCCGCAGTACTAGAGGTCCCCAGCACGGTTGTGAAGATCCGTCGTCTCCCAGCAACGAGCAAGCCGAAGGCGCGGAGCAGGAAGCGTTAACGGGCCGCGATGTTCCACGTGAAACGACGCGACTCGACCACCGACCAGACTTCTACATGGAGGAGGTGTCGAGACCGGTGAATCCCCCGCCGTCCGACTCCACGGAGACCACCCCTGACGTGGGCTGGACCCCGATCGCCGAAGAAGCCGCCCGCGCCGCGCGTCTGCTGCACCCGGAGGAAGGGACGCTCCCGCGTCCCGGCCGCCGTCGGGTGATGACCGTGGCCAACCAGAAGGGCGGTGTCGGCAAGACCACGAGCACCGTCAACCTCGCCGCCGCGCTGGCCGTGCACGGGCTCAAGACGCTAGTCGTCGACCTCGACCCGCAGGGCAACGCGAGCACCGCGCTCGACGTCGACCACCGGTCCGGGACGCCGTCCATCTACGAGGTGCTGATCGGTGAGGTGACACTCGCGGAGGCCGCCCAGGCGACCGAGCAGTCACCGAACCTCTTCTGCGTTCCCGCGACGATCGACCTCGCTGGTGCGGAGATCGAGCTCGTCTCGATGGCGTCCCGCGAGTCCCGGCTCAAGGAGGCGATCTCCTCGGAGGTCCTCAACGAGATCGGCGTCGACTACGTCTTCATCGACTGCCCGCCGTCGCTCGGCCTCCTCACGGTCAACGCGATGGTCGCCGCGCAGGAGGTGCTCATCCCGATCCAGTGCGAGTACTACGCGCTCGAAGGTCTCGGGCAGCTGCTGAGCAACATCGAGCTCGTGCAGCAGCACCTCAACCGCGAGCTCCGCGTCTCGACGATCCTCCTCACCATGTACGACGGCCGGACCAAGCTGGCCGACCAGGTGACGAACGAGGTCCGCAACCACTTCGGCGACACCGTGCTGAAGACCGTCATCCCCCGCAGTGTGAAGGTGTCGGAGGCGCCTGGTTACGGCCAGACCGTCCTCGCTTACGATCCCGGTTCGCGGGGTGCGATGAGCTACGTCGACGCGGCCAAGGAGATCGCCGAGCGCGGCGCACAGTTGGAGAGGGGTAGTTCGACATGACCGAGCGCCGAGGAGGGCTGGGGCGCGGCCTCGCCGCCCTGATCCCGACCGGACCCGCCACCGGCGGTCCCCTGCCCACCGCCGGGGACACGGCGGCGGACAAGAAGGCGGCCGAGGACAAGGGCTGGTTCGCGGCCAACGGTCAGGCGAAGCAGCACAGCGGCGAGGTGGCCGGCGCGGTCTACCGCGAGATCCCGGTCGGTTCGGTCAAGCCGAACCCGAAGCAGCCGCGGCAGGTCTTCGACGAGGACGCGCTCGCCGAACTCGAGCACTCGATTCGCGAGTTCGGGCTCATGCAGCCCATCGTGGTCCGCGAGCTCGGGAACGACGAGTACGAGCTCGTCATGGGCGAGCGGCGGCTCCGCGCGTCGCAGCAGGCGGAGCTCGAAGCGATCCCGGCGATCGTCCGGCAGACCGCCGACGAGTCGATGCTGCGCGACGCGCTCCTGGAGAACATCCACCGCGTCCAGCTGAACCCGCTCGAAGAGGCGGCGGCGTACCAGCAGCTGCTCGACGAGTTCGCGGTCACGCACGAAGAGCTGGCGAGCCGGATCGGTCGCAGCCGCCCGGTCATCACCAACACGATCCGGCTCCTCAAGCTCCCTCTGCCGGTCCAGCGCCGGGTCGCCGCGGGCGTCCTGTCCGCCGGGCACGCCCGCGCGCTGCTGTCGCTGGAGGACCCCGAAAGCCAGGAAGAGCTCGCCGCGCGGATCATCGCGGAGGGCATGTCGGTCCGGGCGACCGAGGAAGCCGTCACGCTCAAGAAGAGCGAGAAGCCGGCCAAGCCGAAGCCCGCCGCGCGCAAGCCGATCCAGGCGCCGGGACTGCAGGAGCTCGCGAACCGTCTTTCGGATCGCTTCGACACCCGCGTGAAGGTCGACCTCGGCCGGCGCAAGGGACGGATCACGCTCGAATTCGGGTCGGTTGACGATCTCGAGCGGATCGTCGCGATCATCGATGCGAATGGGGCGAATCAGACACCGAAAACCGATTAGGGATCACCCCAGGGTGTTTCGTCACGGTGATGATTGCTCGACGCAGTCGCGACGACCACATCCAGTGATCATGAGATCGCGACACGAAAAAGGCCGCCACGGAAGCTCCGAGGCGGCCTTTCGCGTGCGAAGGGTCAGCGGGAAATCGCGCGTCCGATCAGTTCGGCGAACACCGTGCCGAGCGACTTGCCCGCGGCTTCGATCGCCATCGGCACCGTCGACGTCTCGGTCAGCCCCGGCGACGGGTTCACTTCCAGGAAGTGCACCGTCCCGTCCGCCGCGACGATCGCGTCGGTGCGCGAGATGTCCCGAAGCCCGAGGACGCGGTGCGCGGCGACGGCGAGTTCGGCCGCCGCCTTGGCCGCGGCGTCGTCGAGGCGGGCCGGGGTGAAGAAGTCGGTCAGGCCGGCCGTGTAGCGGGCCGTGTAGTCGTACACGCCACTCTCCGGGACGATCTCGACCGCGGGGAGGGCCTCGGGGCCGTCCGCGCCTTCGATGACCGTCACGGCCACCTCGACGCCGTCCACGAACCGCTCGGCGAGCACGGTGTCGCCGTACGCGAAGCAGCCGACCATCGCCGCCGGCAGTTCCGCGGCCTCGCGGACCACCTGGGTGCCGAGCGCCGAGCCGCCCTGGTCGGGCTTGAGGATCAGCGGCAGGCCGAGGCGCTCCACCATCGCGTCGAGCACCGCTTGGGCGCCGAGCTCGCGGAACGTGCTGTGCGGCAGCACCACCCAGCCCGGCGTCACGAACCCGGCGTTCTCGATGAGCGCCTTCGCCGTCGGCTTGTCCCACGCGCGGCGGCAGCCCTGGGAGCCGGTGCCGACGAACGGCACGTCCAGCATCTCCAGCACCGTCTGCACCGAGCCGTTCTCGCCCTCACCGCCGTGCAGCGCGACGACGACCGCGTCCGGCCGCTGGGTGCGCAGGCGCTCCAGCAACCCGGCGTCGGTGTCCCACTCCTCGATGCCGAGGCCCTCGGACTTCAGCGCCGCGGAGAGCCGCCGGCCGGACCTCAGCGAGACGTCGCGTTCGTGCGAAAGCCCGCCGGCGAGCACGGCAACGGTACGGTCGACCACCGTGGAAACTCCTTAGCTAAAAGAACTAGACCGTGTCCGGGGACGGGTTCTGCGGCCCCTGGATCTGGCGCGAGCCCACGTTACCGAAGGTGCGGGCCAGGTCCATTTCGGACTCCAGCACCGCGGCCAGCCGCCGGACGCCCTCGCGGATCCGCTCCGGCGTCGGGTAGCAGTAGGACAGCCGCATCTGGCGGCTGCCGAAGCCGTCGGCGTAGAAGCCGGTCCCCGACGCGTACGCCACCCGGGCGGTCACCGCGCGCGGCAGCATCGCCTTCGTGTCGACGCCCTCCGGCACCGTCACCCAGACGTAGAAGCCGCCGTCCGGCTTGGTCCAGGAACAGCCCGGGGGCAGGTGCTGCTCCAGCGCGGACAGCATCGCGTCGCGCCGGTCGCGGTAGTTCTCCTGGAACTTCTTGATCTGGCCCTTCCAGTCGTGCGTGGCCAGGTAGCGCGACACGATCATCTGGTTGAACGTCGGCGGGCAGAGCGTCGCCGACTCGGCGGCCAGCACGAGCTTCTCGCGCACGGCGTGCGGCGCGAGCACCCAGCCGACGCGCAGGCCGGAGGCGAACGTCTTGGAGAACGAGCCGAGGTACACGACGTTCTCGGGGTCGGCCGAGCGCAGCGCCGGGTAGGTCTGGCCGTCGAAGCCGAGCAACCCGTACGGGTTGTCTTCGACGACCAGCACGCCGTGGTCGCGGCAGATCTCGAGGATCTCCGCGCGGCGCTCGACGGCCAGCGTGACGCCGGCGGGGTTGTGGAAGTTCGGGATCGT encodes the following:
- a CDS encoding DUF6886 family protein, giving the protein MVATEQVSPLGPPEPVGDLLALHESAGIALRVLPNLCSFVDNAAKSSLGFSGIRLRNAAPRPSELQR
- a CDS encoding D-alanine--D-alanine ligase — its product is MVDRTVAVLAGGLSHERDVSLRSGRRLSAALKSEGLGIEEWDTDAGLLERLRTQRPDAVVVALHGGEGENGSVQTVLEMLDVPFVGTGSQGCRRAWDKPTAKALIENAGFVTPGWVVLPHSTFRELGAQAVLDAMVERLGLPLILKPDQGGSALGTQVVREAAELPAAMVGCFAYGDTVLAERFVDGVEVAVTVIEGADGPEALPAVEIVPESGVYDYTARYTAGLTDFFTPARLDDAAAKAAAELAVAAHRVLGLRDISRTDAIVAADGTVHFLEVNPSPGLTETSTVPMAIEAAGKSLGTVFAELIGRAISR
- the yidD gene encoding membrane protein insertion efficiency factor YidD, translated to MRATPEHDHEHFEDNAVEPEPLRPGPVAWVLLLPIKLYRKAISPFLPPACRFYPSCSAYAVEALTRHGAGRGSYLALRRLLRCGPWTPPGRDPVPEEFSWRHRRPETPIEE
- the yidC gene encoding membrane protein insertase YidC; the encoded protein is MLDFIYYPVSFILWCWHKVFGFVFGESTAVAWILGIIFLTFTVRGIMFKPFVNQVRSMKKMQDFAPEMKKLQKKYANDRQRQAQEMQKLQREHGVNPLGSCLPMLLQIPVFIGLNHVLRAFTMPPPGGGVKTENYFFSQHDVESYVNAKLFGVNLGEAVYNGVGVVSGGATNVGFHWSVLPVALPLMIVASIATHLTARHSVARQNAASATSQTAIMNKLTMYIFPLGVLVFGALFPLGLLFYWLANNGWTLMQQRLVYTKIDKEEAARKAEAAEKRATLGPKPGQKPAAPKVGQKPVQQKKNQPAQGGAQKKVAKAGSAHGFAQTAPASDSAEPATTPTETNGQNGSKDNGTGVPGLLKDSTRKSGRKRR
- a CDS encoding PLP-dependent aminotransferase family protein, which translates into the protein MTENRPSKPHSGRQNLDPHLERYAARTAGMTASEIRALFAVASRPEVVSLAGGMPNLAALPLDTLSAQVAEIIAEDGLVALQYGSAHGVPALREQICEIMALEGIKAHPDDVVVTVGSQMGLDMVTRLFCDPGDVVIAEGPSYVGALGSFAAYQAQVVHVAMDENGLVPELLREALVRTEKAGRRVKFLYTIPNFHNPAGVTLAVERRAEILEICRDHGVLVVEDNPYGLLGFDGQTYPALRSADPENVVYLGSFSKTFASGLRVGWVLAPHAVREKLVLAAESATLCPPTFNQMIVSRYLATHDWKGQIKKFQENYRDRRDAMLSALEQHLPPGCSWTKPDGGFYVWVTVPEGVDTKAMLPRAVTARVAYASGTGFYADGFGSRQMRLSYCYPTPERIREGVRRLAAVLESEMDLARTFGNVGSRQIQGPQNPSPDTV
- the rpmH gene encoding 50S ribosomal protein L34; protein product: MSKGKRTFQPNNRRRAKTHGFRLRMRTRAGRAILAGRRRKGRAALSA
- the rnpA gene encoding ribonuclease P protein component is translated as MLPAAARLRRSEDFRVVLRRGSRAGRRRLVVHALTTDPSEAADAPSAARAGFVVSKAVGNSVVRHRVSRRLRHLVSAKLGTLPAGTSLVVRALPPSSTASSAELGSDLDAALRRLGLLSSRRPAGDVPRPTRPADATPDHGSAV
- a CDS encoding R3H domain-containing nucleic acid-binding protein, which translates into the protein MSETIETIDADQEDATPEPAADEAGEQKAGGGDDVLVQEGDIAGDYLERLLDLLDYDGDIDLDVEAGRAIVSIDGGEDLEKLVGPRGTVLEALQELTRLAVQQETGSRSRLMLDIAGWRADRREELRELGRSTAESVLQSGERVRLQPMSPFERKVVHDAVATVAGVTSESEGEDPKRRVVIFPES
- the rsmG gene encoding 16S rRNA (guanine(527)-N(7))-methyltransferase RsmG translates to MSLEQAAGAVRAAAERVFGEHLDRAAGYVELLELHGVERGLIGPREVERLWERHVLNSAVIGEQMANGARVVDVGSGAGLPGVPLAIARPDLDIVLLEPMARRVDWLAEVAEKLELPITIVRGRAEERPVREQLGGADIVTARAVAPLARLADWCLPLVRPDGFLVALKGASAADEIDRDGAAIRKAGGADPLIVECGAAVLEVPSTVVKIRRLPATSKPKARSRKR
- the dnaA gene encoding chromosomal replication initiator protein DnaA: MSEHQHNLGVIWEQVVRELSDGTLSPQQRAWMRVTRPIGLLDGTALLAAPSDFAKEAIERGLRGAITDALSRRLGRAISLAVKVDSTEAVAPVPGPHYVPSPGRVENGAGPEPAPVPRPGPGPMLPPPRPEPTPPLPPHQSVAPKPDDGDDTDEEVDEEGEALAAVHEIWPTFSGQPIAGQPYTAPAQPQTSKTKLNEKYTFDTFVIGASNRFAHAAAVAVAEAPARAYNPLFIWGESGLGKTHLLHAVGHYAQRLFPGMRVRYVSTEEFTNDFINSLRDDRKVAFQRRYRDIDILLVDDIQFLEGKEGTQEEFFHTFNTLHNANKQIVVSSDRPPKRLETLEDRLRTRFEWGLITDIQPPELETRIAILRKKAAQDRLAVPGDVLEFIASRVEANIRELEGALIRVTAFASLNQQPVDAALAEIVLRDLIPDSHAPEITAPTIMGVISEFFDVTLDDLCGPGKTKALATSRQIAMYLCRELTDMSLPKIGQTFGGRDHTTVMHADKKIRKEMAERRRIYDQVQELTSRIKQRARQ
- a CDS encoding ParA family protein codes for the protein MNPPPSDSTETTPDVGWTPIAEEAARAARLLHPEEGTLPRPGRRRVMTVANQKGGVGKTTSTVNLAAALAVHGLKTLVVDLDPQGNASTALDVDHRSGTPSIYEVLIGEVTLAEAAQATEQSPNLFCVPATIDLAGAEIELVSMASRESRLKEAISSEVLNEIGVDYVFIDCPPSLGLLTVNAMVAAQEVLIPIQCEYYALEGLGQLLSNIELVQQHLNRELRVSTILLTMYDGRTKLADQVTNEVRNHFGDTVLKTVIPRSVKVSEAPGYGQTVLAYDPGSRGAMSYVDAAKEIAERGAQLERGSST
- a CDS encoding ParB/RepB/Spo0J family partition protein, whose product is MTERRGGLGRGLAALIPTGPATGGPLPTAGDTAADKKAAEDKGWFAANGQAKQHSGEVAGAVYREIPVGSVKPNPKQPRQVFDEDALAELEHSIREFGLMQPIVVRELGNDEYELVMGERRLRASQQAELEAIPAIVRQTADESMLRDALLENIHRVQLNPLEEAAAYQQLLDEFAVTHEELASRIGRSRPVITNTIRLLKLPLPVQRRVAAGVLSAGHARALLSLEDPESQEELAARIIAEGMSVRATEEAVTLKKSEKPAKPKPAARKPIQAPGLQELANRLSDRFDTRVKVDLGRRKGRITLEFGSVDDLERIVAIIDANGANQTPKTD